The genomic window TCGAACCTATTGGGCTAAATAGATTCTCAAACAAGCAGTTTTCATTCTAGTTTAAGAAATGCATAAACTAAGTTCTGGCAACGTTAAGATATTTAGTGATCAAGGCAAATCGCTCTTCAACTAATTTACATAGTATCTGAGCGGTGTTAAGTCGATCAAACATTTTGGAGATTGAGAAATGAAGCAATTAATTTACGGACTTTCTTTAACTGCACTTTTAGGAATAACATCTATAGTTAGCTTACCTGAAACTGCTTCTGCACAGGCAAACCGTAAATGTGCAGCCGCTATTTCTAGAGCTAAAGCTAAAATTAAATCTGTTAGAAATGTCAGAATCCCAGAGGTAAGAAGCTTTGATATTAGCGATCAGTATATTAGTTTTCCTTCTCGTCGTCCCCGAGGGTATTTATTTGCTATAGATGGTAAAGGAGCTTCAACTATCATAGCATCATCCAATTTTCTAATTGCAATTAGCCAAAATATTATTAACAATTGTCAGTCAGTAAGTTTAGTTTGGTTCGGTTACTACTCATCTGATGTTATTGATGTTTATGGCTTGATGCCTAATGGTAAAGTTAAGGCATTTGAACGTGATTTTTCTCCGAAAGGAAAATTAAGGTGGGGGTATCAAAATCCCTAACAAGTCTAGCGAGTTAAGTCGTAGCTACACAGCCTTTTGTGCGCCTACGCAAACTAACTAATTTAACCCGCACAAGCGGGTTTTGTCTGTGTAGCTGCGGTTTCAACATCCTTATAATTAAAGATAGTATCTAACTCAATCTTATGATTGCTCAAGCAACAGCTTTTAAAGTCAAATCATGGACTGTCAATCAATATCATCAAATGATTGACCAAGGAGTTTTTCATCCAGAAGAAAGAGTCGAATTAATTGCAGGACAAATTATTCAGATGAGTGCCAAAGGAACTGCTCATACGTCTGCTACTAGGCGTACTAGTAACATTTTACGCAACTTTCTAGGTAATAGAGCTTCAGTCTACACTCAAGATCCAATTCAATTAGATAACAGTTCCGAACCAGAACCAGATGTCAGCGTTGTCAGATTCGATCCTCTAGACTACTCCGATCGCCATCCTAATGCTGCTGATGTGTATCTCATTATCGAAGTTGCAGATACCAGTTTAACTTACGATACGGAAATCAAAGCTCAAATTTATGCTCAATCTAGCATTACAGATTATTGGGTTTTAGATGTTAACAACCGCAGATTAATTGTTTTTAGAGAACCAAATCCCCAAGGATATCAAAGTCAGTTAATTCTCGACGAAGAGCAAATGATCGCACCTCTAGCTTTTCCCGATTTAGCGATCGCCCTTACCGACATCTTACCTCGTACTAACTAACGGGGAAAAGGAGGCAAGCGATCTGGTGGGGGAGGTCGATCTGGTGGAAAACCTGGCGGCGGTGGCATCGAACCTGGTCGGGGTCTGTTTTGCCCTCCCATCGGTCTTTGACCGCCTTCTTGAGGTCTAAAACTGTCGTCTGGCGTACCTCGGAAGTAGCGGGAAATAAAGGGAAATTCTTGGGTGATGTAGTAGTGATAGATGCCTTTGGGATACTCTGGTGTGACTCCAAAGCGTCCGTTACATTCATCCAAATCCCCAGCACCCGCCACATATTCGTAATCTTGGAAAAAAGTGCCGTCGTATCGTCCCCCAGAACCACTATCTCGCTTTCCCTTTTTTAAACGATAGCTGGAGCGAATTTGGCGCATCGGACTGCGGGGATTGCGAGGTTCTGAGTAGCCGTAGGGAGTATAAATCGGAAACCCATCAGCAGCGTAGCCAATCAGCAGCATTTCCTTACCGTTGCCCAGTTTAGCAACTAATCCCACAGGTAAGCCGTGATAATGATAAGCCCCATTAGGCTGAACGTGGGCGTGATTGGCATCCATTCCCAGATCGATTTTGCCAGAGAGAGCCTCATATTGCCAATTGCGATCGCCTCTCCAGTATTCTGCTGCACCCGGATTGAAAAGTACGCCATTGACGGCTACCCCAAATCGTCCTAACTTTCGCGCTGCGATCCGTTCGGCAATGCGGGGGTTGGCTGGGACTCGAAACTGATAGCTTTGGGCTTTAATGCTATTAGGATTCCTGGGATTGGGAAAACTGCCAGTTTCATGGTTTGGCAGACCGTTAGCAACAATATAGCGATAGTTGCTCTTAGTATAGATTCTCACCTGACTATTCCATAGGGGATGGTCTTTGGCGATCGCTACCTCTTTTTCTTGCCAAAAGATTTTTCCCTCCAGGAATTTGACAGCTACAAACCCACCTACGACCAATAACATCCGTCGCGAATAACGAGGGATCTGCCATTGGCGATCGATGCGAGAACTCATGCGAAACCTCCCGATCGGCTTTGGTGCAATTTAAATTGTATATGGGTGTGAGAAGAGAGTGAAGATAGCACGGACAAGGAGAATTCCTAACTCAAGACTCAAATCTATTGACATCCCAAACGCATTTGCCGTAAATTGCACTCATAAAAACACGATCCGGCAACTGCGGGCTATGCGATCGCTCAGCGTTAAATGGTTCAACTATGCAACCAATATATGAAACGAGTAGAGTAGAGGCATTTTCTCCCAGTTATATGACTGCACGAGAAAGATTTCGGACAGCCTCTTCATCTTTGGGATATCGCTATACTGCCTATCCAATTGGTCAGAACGATCCGAGTGGCGAAGAATTGACAATTGATGTGGTAATTTGCAACTCTCCCAATCCTCGACGAGTCGCAGTTATTTCTAGTGGATTGCATGGAGTAGAAGGTTTTTTAGGATCTGCAATCCAGCTTGCCTTATTAGAAGAACATAAACTCATTCGATCAGCATTATCATCTGAAATTAAAGTTATACTAATTCATGCTCTAAATCCCTATGGCTTCGCATGGCGACGACGCTGGAATGAAAATAACGTAGACTTAAACCGCAACTTCCTGCTGCCAGAAGAAGACTTTCAGGGAAGTCCAAAAGATTATTCTAAGTTCGATTCTTTCCTCAATCCCACCTCGCCGCCTTCAAGAACTGAACCTTATATTTTGCAGGCTATTTGGCTTATTTTAAGATATGGAATGCTGAGGTTAACAAATACTCTTCCTGTAGGACAGTATGATTTTCCAAAAGGTCTTTTCTTTGGCGGTCATTTCCCATCAGCAACTCAAGAGATTTTAGCTAACAATTTACCTAAATGGATTGGTAGTAGCTCTGAAGTACTGCATATTGATTTTCATACAGGTCTAGGGAAATGGGGGACTTACAAGCTTTTACTAGATCTCCCTGCAACCTCAGAACCCTACTCAAGACTAACCCAGTACTTTGGAGCAAATGCAGTAGAACCATACAATCCAGAAGGTGTATCATACAAGATCCGTGGTGGCTTAGGAACCTGGTGCCAACATCTTCTAACAGAGTGTCGCTACGATCTACTAACAGCAGAGTTTGGCACTTACTCGACGGTTCAAGTCTTAAAAGCATTACGAGATGAGAATCGGGCTTACTGGTGGGGTAAGGAACATCAAAACTATGAATGGACAAAACATCAATTAGTAGAGATGTTTCTGCCTAGATCTCGACAATGGCAAGAACAATGTGTAGTCCAAGGGCTTAATATTTGCAAACAAGCCTTAAGTTACTGAAGGAGTTATGAGTTAGGCAGCAGTTGTGTTGCTGCACGCGCTCTTGAATAGACCTCTTGCATAACTAAGATAGTGCTAATATTTAAGGTGAGCGATCACTAGAATATATATGGGTTACGAATCAGCGAAAAATTTAAGTAGAGAAGACTTCAAAAGAAGATATGGAGTGCATCCTGAGACTTTCGATTCAATGGTAAAAGTAGCTAAAGTAGAACGGATGATCCAAAAAAAGACAGGAAGAAATGATAAGTTGAGTATTGAAGACCAAGTATTAATGACACTCTCGTATTGGAGAGAGTATAGAACATATTTTCATCTAGCTCAAGACTGGGAAGTTAATGAATCGACTGCCTATCGAATAATTCGACGAGTGGAAGATATGTTAATTAAGTCAGGAATGTTTGCCTTGCCTGGGAAGAAAGCATTAACTGAAGCGGACTCTGAGATAGAGACAATTGCGATAGATGTAACAGAGCATCAAGTAGAGCGCCCTAAAAAAGCGAGTGCGGCATTCGCCGTCGCACGGCGAATGCCGCACTCAAGACAACAGAAATCTTATTACAACCGTTGTCTGAAAATATTCAGGTTATTATCATCACGATATAGAAATAGGAGAAAAAGACTTAATTTGCGATTAAGTCTGCTTTCAGGTATTTATAATTACGAGCTAGATCGGGAATATAAATTAGCGATCGCCTAACAGTTGTGCAAGAGGTCTAATGAGAAACTTTTCTTAAGAAACACGATTGAAAGGCGACACTTTGTATGTCCGACTTCGATTCTGAAGTAACGCTACGCGAGATCGCCAAAGAGAACTTGGGGAGTATCCTCCGCTTGAAAGTTGCCCCCCATCAGCAGCAGTTCGTGGCATCCAACGCTGAATCCCTCGCACAGGCACACTTCGAGCCAGAGCTTCCCTGGTTCCGTGCCATCTACGCAGGGGTAGAGTTAGAATCGATGGTATTATCGCTTGCGTTAGTTCAGCAGATTAGGCAGACAAGCCTAGTCAGGCTAATCCGCCATTTAGGGGTATTAGGTGGAAAAATTCAGTCTAATCAATAGTTAGACTTTATCGGTAGAGCGTTATACGTTATGCAATGTGGAGCCTACAGGCGTAATGAGAATAGTTGTAATCAGTGACACCCATGGGAAACATGAAGAGCTTGGCAATCTCTATGGTGATGTCTTAATTCATTGTGGCGACATGTGTAAGGCTTTCGGTCAAGAACTTCAAAACATACTCGATTTAGACAATTGGTTTAGTCGGCAAAAGTTCCACAGAATTCTATGTGTGGGAGGCAACCATGATTTCTTACTTGAGGATACCAAAAATCAAGAAAAAATCAATTTTCAAAATGCTATATATCTTCAAGATGAGCCTTATGAGTATAAAGGCATCTTGTTTTATGGTTCTCCATGGGTGCCTGAATTATCTGGTTGGGCATTCTATCTTGATTCAGAGAATTTACATGCAAAGTGGTCGTTAATACCAGATCATGTAGATGTTTTGATTACGCACACACCTCCGCGTGGAATTTTAGATCGCAATACGGCTGGCAAGTCTTGTGGGTGTCCCAATCTGAGAAATAGATTAAATCAAGTCCGTCCAGTGCTACATTGTTTTGGACATATTCATGCGAGTGCTGGTACAGAGATAGTTGATGGAGTCACTTTCTACAATGCTTCTACAGTCAATCGCAGATACCAAATTGTGAGGGAACCTCTTGTTTTTGATTTATGAGAGATGTACTTTTATTTAATCTATGTGTTTGGTTCAGTAAACGTTATTTTCCTGGTTGAAGTTGCAGAGTTTTTGGGCTGCGGTTATACGGTTTTGTTGTTGAGGTTGTAGGAGCGATCGCGTTGCACAAAGTGCCCCAAAATCTCGGCACTGGCGGTACAATATTTTGAGTACAAGATGACCTACGTTTCGTGTCTAACGATTCATTGGAGCGGAACGGAAGTTTACGCGGCTAATTGTGTTTCAAAGTGCAAAGTCGTCCGCTCAAGCGAGCCGTTAGGTTGCTTAGGCGATCGCCCATCTCACTAGCCTTGACAAACCGTTTCCCACTGGGGTTTGAGGTTGGGATGCGATCGCCAATAGTCTTTCGCCCAGTTGCAAGCATAGCTCAGTTCGTCTAAGGGCAAAATCCGATCTAAATCCCACAGCAACAAGGCTTGATCGTCACCTCCGCTCCTTTGCCCCTCCGCTTCTCTGCCCCTCCGCTCCTCTGCTCCTCTGCCCGATCTTTAAATGGCAAGACTTGCAAGCGCGTACCATCAGCCTGCCACAGGATTGCCGTACCATCGCGAGAAGCCGTCGCAAAAAACCGCCCGTCGGCACTAAAAGTAACATCGTGAATCGGACTTTGATGACCGAAGAAAATTTTATCGGGAGAGGGATTAAACCGTCCGGCAGAGTTTCTTTGCCAAATGTTCGTCGTTCCCCGACGACTGACCGAAACCAGGCGAAAATCTCCCTGAGAACTAGCTGCTACTTGCATCAATCCCCCAGTTTCTGCGGTTAATGAGGTAACTAAGGGATGGTGCAGCTTCCACAGGCGAATCGTCCCGTCTTCCGCAGCCGAAGCGAGCAGATCTCCGGTAGGATCGAACGCCACTCCTGAAATGAAACCCTGGTGTCCCAGGAAGGTGGCAAATATGGATTCACCGTAACGGAGGACATTGCCAGGATTTCTAGCAGAGCGATCCGCCAGCAGCAGTCGAATTTGA from Merismopedia glauca CCAP 1448/3 includes these protein-coding regions:
- a CDS encoding Uma2 family endonuclease; the protein is MIAQATAFKVKSWTVNQYHQMIDQGVFHPEERVELIAGQIIQMSAKGTAHTSATRRTSNILRNFLGNRASVYTQDPIQLDNSSEPEPDVSVVRFDPLDYSDRHPNAADVYLIIEVADTSLTYDTEIKAQIYAQSSITDYWVLDVNNRRLIVFREPNPQGYQSQLILDEEQMIAPLAFPDLAIALTDILPRTN
- a CDS encoding YHYH protein, with product MSSRIDRQWQIPRYSRRMLLVVGGFVAVKFLEGKIFWQEKEVAIAKDHPLWNSQVRIYTKSNYRYIVANGLPNHETGSFPNPRNPNSIKAQSYQFRVPANPRIAERIAARKLGRFGVAVNGVLFNPGAAEYWRGDRNWQYEALSGKIDLGMDANHAHVQPNGAYHYHGLPVGLVAKLGNGKEMLLIGYAADGFPIYTPYGYSEPRNPRSPMRQIRSSYRLKKGKRDSGSGGRYDGTFFQDYEYVAGAGDLDECNGRFGVTPEYPKGIYHYYITQEFPFISRYFRGTPDDSFRPQEGGQRPMGGQNRPRPGSMPPPPGFPPDRPPPPDRLPPFPR
- a CDS encoding M14 family metallopeptidase — protein: MQPIYETSRVEAFSPSYMTARERFRTASSSLGYRYTAYPIGQNDPSGEELTIDVVICNSPNPRRVAVISSGLHGVEGFLGSAIQLALLEEHKLIRSALSSEIKVILIHALNPYGFAWRRRWNENNVDLNRNFLLPEEDFQGSPKDYSKFDSFLNPTSPPSRTEPYILQAIWLILRYGMLRLTNTLPVGQYDFPKGLFFGGHFPSATQEILANNLPKWIGSSSEVLHIDFHTGLGKWGTYKLLLDLPATSEPYSRLTQYFGANAVEPYNPEGVSYKIRGGLGTWCQHLLTECRYDLLTAEFGTYSTVQVLKALRDENRAYWWGKEHQNYEWTKHQLVEMFLPRSRQWQEQCVVQGLNICKQALSY
- a CDS encoding metallophosphatase domain-containing protein, producing MRIVVISDTHGKHEELGNLYGDVLIHCGDMCKAFGQELQNILDLDNWFSRQKFHRILCVGGNHDFLLEDTKNQEKINFQNAIYLQDEPYEYKGILFYGSPWVPELSGWAFYLDSENLHAKWSLIPDHVDVLITHTPPRGILDRNTAGKSCGCPNLRNRLNQVRPVLHCFGHIHASAGTEIVDGVTFYNASTVNRRYQIVREPLVFDL
- a CDS encoding WD40 repeat domain-containing protein, coding for MPQKGITVAFSPDSKLLATAAIGEPIHLWRSDGTLVKVLPPISRFSAHKLDFSPDGPKIVAVGMHLAILSGLDGRELQRFALPNAGIWAVRFSPDGKIIAIGGQDTQIRLLLADRSARNPGNVLRYGESIFATFLGHQGFISGVAFDPTGDLLASAAEDGTIRLWKLHHPLVTSLTAETGGLMQVAASSQGDFRLVSVSRRGTTNIWQRNSAGRFNPSPDKIFFGHQSPIHDVTFSADGRFFATASRDGTAILWQADGTRLQVLPFKDRAEEQRSGGAEKRRGKGAEVTIKPCCCGI